Proteins encoded in a region of the Halothiobacillus diazotrophicus genome:
- a CDS encoding protein kinase domain-containing protein, translating to MNQFGRYQILGEVGRGAMAIIYRGYDPKIARTLAIKTLRPEFSAHPEYRERFLTEAKAAGTLNHPHIVTVFDVGEVAGIPFIAMELLSGHTLDQFAARFPEGIPVPILLRIAIAIADALDFAHQHGVVHQDLKPENIALINDRGDIKMMDFGIARILPKADLPSTEGARAFLSGTPEYMSPEQIGDQPVDGRSDLYTLGVVLFELVTGQLPFRGDDPWSIWKQVMNQPTPQVRPLDPQTPPELLELIRTLLAKDPGQRYQSAAGVAADLRSMARRQTEMTQHWLARRIIPLRVRWPLLMAAVVAVTMVLGLIWVHQRQNQVISNLAFDYGFSLSEWVAMQTAEDLLLQDKLALQSWVDSMSKNRDIVYMAIDGRDTLPSVHSQAADLTRLMGAQLTADHVVRDRGAQRVYSVRQDDGTTYFVFESPIDYQGRVIGQLRIGLTTNALAEANHATLGTLMIWISVVFLVVMLGTYWFARRIQIPLDILLNAQEQVRVGRLDHRIRTRRRDEFAQIFAAYNAMVDALEARQVRSVGGGSGVPNAGLNTTSPEEPAQRATVRLPNPTAGKR from the coding sequence ATGAATCAATTCGGTCGTTATCAGATACTGGGCGAGGTCGGCCGGGGTGCCATGGCCATCATCTACCGTGGCTATGACCCGAAGATCGCCCGAACACTGGCCATCAAGACACTTCGCCCGGAGTTCTCCGCGCACCCCGAGTATCGCGAGCGGTTCCTCACCGAGGCCAAAGCCGCCGGGACCCTGAACCATCCCCATATCGTGACGGTGTTCGATGTCGGCGAAGTGGCCGGTATTCCGTTCATTGCCATGGAACTGCTGTCTGGTCATACCCTGGATCAGTTCGCTGCCCGGTTTCCGGAGGGTATCCCGGTACCTATCCTGCTGCGTATCGCAATCGCGATCGCCGATGCTTTGGATTTTGCCCATCAGCACGGTGTCGTGCACCAGGATCTCAAGCCGGAAAACATCGCCCTGATCAACGATCGGGGGGACATCAAGATGATGGATTTCGGGATCGCACGTATCCTGCCGAAAGCCGATTTGCCGTCAACCGAAGGTGCCCGTGCCTTTCTGTCCGGCACGCCGGAATACATGTCCCCGGAGCAGATCGGCGATCAGCCGGTGGACGGTCGGAGCGATCTTTATACCCTGGGCGTGGTTCTGTTCGAGCTCGTGACAGGACAGCTTCCTTTCCGGGGCGATGACCCGTGGTCGATCTGGAAGCAGGTAATGAATCAGCCGACCCCGCAAGTTCGACCTCTCGACCCGCAAACGCCCCCCGAATTGCTGGAGCTGATCCGCACCCTGCTGGCCAAGGATCCCGGTCAGCGGTATCAGTCCGCGGCGGGCGTCGCAGCGGATTTGCGATCCATGGCGCGGCGCCAGACGGAGATGACCCAGCATTGGCTGGCGCGCCGCATCATCCCGCTCCGGGTCCGATGGCCACTGCTGATGGCGGCGGTGGTGGCCGTCACGATGGTGCTGGGACTGATCTGGGTGCATCAGCGCCAGAATCAGGTGATTTCCAATCTCGCGTTCGATTATGGATTCAGCCTGTCGGAGTGGGTGGCCATGCAGACAGCGGAGGATCTGCTTCTGCAGGACAAGCTGGCCCTCCAGTCCTGGGTCGACAGCATGAGCAAGAATCGGGACATCGTCTATATGGCGATCGATGGCCGGGATACCCTGCCCTCCGTCCATAGTCAGGCTGCGGACCTGACGCGCCTGATGGGCGCACAGCTCACCGCAGACCATGTGGTTCGGGACCGGGGGGCGCAACGGGTCTATTCGGTGCGTCAGGATGACGGGACGACCTACTTCGTCTTCGAGTCGCCCATCGATTATCAGGGGCGCGTGATCGGCCAGCTGCGCATCGGCCTGACCACCAATGCCCTCGCGGAAGCCAACCATGCGACGTTGGGCACCCTGATGATCTGGATTTCCGTCGTGTTCCTGGTCGTGATGCTAGGGACCTACTGGTTCGCCCGGCGCATACAGATTCCGCTGGATATTCTGCTCAATGCGCAGGAACAGGTCCGGGTCGGCCGCCTGGATCATCGGATACGGACGCGGCGACGGGATGAATTTGCCCAGATCTTCGCTGCCTACAACGCGATGGTCGATGCGCTCGAGGCGCGACAGGTCCGGTCGGTGGGCGGTGGTTCCGGGGTGCCGAATGCCGGATTGAATACGACGTCACCGGAAGAGCCCGCCCAGCGGGCAACCGTTCGTCTGCCCAATCCGACCGCTGGAAAGCGGTAG
- a CDS encoding PP2C family protein-serine/threonine phosphatase produces MGCDRHIGGRSHQQDQLACLSTPDLRRQLVIVADGVGGHWGGEMASNAVIDTARLMFPTALNESAGTDFLRALCTRASQEIQLRAAMEGEQAYATVVALLTDETRAYWAHVGDSRLYCFENDVLLHQTQDHSLVQNLFEQGKISAEERATHPDRNQILHALGMVGEVRPTLGEMSLNTNLRFLLCTDGFWSQVATAEMAGIFSAPDLNFATSLWVRQAARRGGAQSDNIALALWRPPKRASRGWSFFR; encoded by the coding sequence ATGGGCTGCGACCGGCATATAGGGGGCCGGTCGCATCAGCAGGATCAGCTCGCATGCCTAAGCACGCCCGATCTCCGGCGACAACTCGTGATCGTCGCAGACGGCGTGGGCGGTCACTGGGGCGGTGAGATGGCGTCGAATGCCGTGATCGATACTGCGCGCCTGATGTTTCCCACTGCTCTGAACGAGTCTGCGGGAACGGATTTTCTTCGCGCGCTCTGTACCCGGGCCAGCCAGGAAATCCAGCTACGCGCGGCGATGGAGGGTGAGCAGGCTTACGCCACCGTCGTCGCTCTGCTGACGGACGAGACGCGCGCCTATTGGGCCCATGTCGGGGATAGCCGGCTGTACTGCTTCGAAAACGACGTCCTGCTGCACCAGACACAAGACCACTCGCTCGTGCAGAACCTGTTCGAACAGGGAAAGATCAGCGCCGAGGAACGCGCCACCCACCCCGACCGGAACCAGATCCTTCACGCTCTGGGGATGGTCGGGGAAGTCCGCCCCACGCTGGGCGAGATGTCCCTGAACACCAATCTGCGGTTCCTGCTGTGCACCGATGGTTTTTGGTCGCAGGTAGCAACCGCCGAGATGGCGGGCATTTTCTCGGCACCGGATCTGAATTTCGCCACATCGCTCTGGGTTCGGCAGGCCGCCCGGCGCGGGGGCGCGCAGAGTGATAACATTGCCCTGGCTTTATGGCGACCTCCGAAGCGAGCATCGCGGGGCTGGTCATTCTTTCGTTGA
- a CDS encoding response regulator: MESASSGATGDVPGEARQGIGCLLWRGFSTAGDYFKDEDMLQNLRIGTKLTAFLIIAFLISIAVSGFFLSRAMNQKAEAEIEMRAEMLTGVMNSVRRYTSAYVAPKLRQQLMTEPEFISETVPAFSARTVFENFRKMPQFSSYFYKEATLDPTNPLDKADGFEQGLIAKFRDDPSLKILSGYRELNGESLFYTARPLSITKGSCLQCHSTPEAAPKSLIATYGSEHGFGWKMGEIVTAQTVYVPSDEIFARGHRYLMMAMGIFFGVFAVGTTLLILQIRRTVVRPIQRLTTAARAIGSGAATAEQLTVFDQPDMQQLAAQGDEPGELARSFQAMAHEVADREQNLNVAVRERTQKLELALEDARQARRDAEEANQTKSQFVANMSHELRTPLNAIIGYSEILIEEASDDGNTQYTPDLDRILNSGKHLLALVNDILDLSRIEAGKMELYLENFPICRELRAVVDTARPVIEKNQNQLDLVCDDSLGGMTGDLTKFRQIVLNLISNAAKFTHEGTLTVTVGRQGGDQFTIAVADTGIGMSPEQLSRLFQVFSQADASTTRKYGGSGLGLSISRHFARMMGGDIAAESTEGVGSTFTVTLPFQVVLEESSAPVAGAESAEVPTNVPVAAGADAETILVIDDDPAVHDLLQRSLARAGYRVIVAGSGQEGLALAKTERPDFITLDIMMPGMDGWSVLTALKSDPALKDIPVFVLTMTSEKSLGYALGAAQFLTKPVNREALLGLLRQYARHPAVCRVLVIDDDATNRDLLRRVLEGESIETFEASDGQSGLDWLAAHPMPDLVILDLMMPNMDGFAFVDALRKKPEYDRLPIVVLTAKTLTEEDRRRLSLRVEHIIERNGQSEADVIACLHDQICAHGKKER, translated from the coding sequence TTGGAATCGGCGTCGAGCGGCGCGACCGGCGACGTTCCGGGCGAGGCTCGACAAGGCATCGGCTGCCTGCTCTGGCGCGGTTTCTCCACGGCGGGCGACTATTTCAAGGATGAGGACATGCTGCAAAACCTCCGGATTGGCACGAAGCTGACTGCATTTCTGATCATTGCGTTTCTGATCAGCATCGCCGTGTCGGGTTTCTTTCTGTCGCGCGCAATGAATCAGAAGGCCGAGGCCGAAATCGAGATGCGGGCGGAGATGCTGACCGGCGTTATGAATTCCGTACGGCGATACACCAGTGCGTACGTCGCGCCCAAACTGCGTCAGCAACTGATGACGGAGCCGGAGTTCATCTCCGAGACGGTGCCTGCGTTCTCGGCGCGAACCGTGTTCGAGAATTTCCGGAAAATGCCCCAGTTTTCCAGCTATTTCTACAAGGAAGCCACGCTGGATCCGACCAATCCCCTCGACAAGGCCGATGGATTCGAGCAGGGTCTGATTGCCAAGTTTCGTGACGATCCCTCGTTGAAAATCCTTTCCGGCTACCGTGAGCTCAACGGCGAGAGCCTGTTCTATACGGCGCGTCCCCTGTCGATCACGAAGGGTTCTTGTCTGCAATGTCATTCCACACCCGAAGCGGCCCCGAAAAGCCTGATTGCCACCTATGGCAGCGAGCATGGTTTCGGTTGGAAGATGGGCGAGATTGTGACCGCGCAGACCGTGTACGTCCCCTCCGATGAAATCTTTGCCCGGGGGCATCGCTATCTGATGATGGCCATGGGTATCTTCTTCGGTGTCTTTGCCGTGGGTACAACCTTGCTCATCCTGCAGATCCGGCGCACCGTGGTCCGCCCCATCCAGCGATTGACGACGGCCGCACGCGCCATTGGCTCGGGCGCGGCAACGGCAGAACAGCTCACGGTGTTCGATCAGCCCGACATGCAGCAACTGGCCGCGCAGGGCGACGAGCCCGGCGAACTGGCACGCAGTTTCCAGGCCATGGCGCATGAAGTGGCGGATCGCGAGCAGAATCTGAACGTGGCGGTTCGGGAGCGGACCCAGAAGCTGGAGTTGGCGCTGGAGGATGCCCGGCAGGCCCGACGGGACGCCGAAGAGGCCAATCAGACCAAGAGCCAGTTCGTCGCCAACATGAGCCATGAGCTGCGGACGCCCTTGAACGCGATCATCGGCTATAGCGAAATCCTCATTGAGGAGGCGTCAGACGACGGGAATACCCAGTACACGCCGGATCTGGATCGCATCCTCAATAGCGGCAAGCATCTGCTGGCGCTGGTGAACGACATTCTCGACCTGTCGCGCATCGAGGCTGGCAAGATGGAGCTGTATCTCGAGAACTTCCCGATCTGTCGTGAGTTGCGGGCTGTCGTCGATACCGCCCGGCCCGTGATTGAAAAGAATCAGAACCAGCTGGACCTGGTCTGCGACGACAGTCTCGGAGGCATGACGGGCGATCTCACCAAGTTCCGCCAGATCGTGTTGAACCTCATCAGCAATGCCGCGAAGTTTACGCATGAGGGGACGCTGACGGTGACGGTCGGGCGTCAAGGGGGCGATCAGTTCACGATCGCCGTCGCCGATACCGGTATCGGCATGAGTCCGGAACAGCTGTCGCGATTATTCCAGGTGTTCAGTCAGGCCGATGCGTCCACGACGCGGAAATACGGCGGTTCCGGGCTGGGATTGTCCATCTCCCGTCACTTCGCCCGGATGATGGGCGGCGATATTGCTGCCGAGAGTACGGAAGGCGTCGGCAGTACCTTCACGGTCACGTTGCCGTTCCAGGTCGTCCTCGAGGAATCGTCGGCCCCCGTAGCGGGTGCGGAATCGGCGGAGGTGCCGACCAACGTGCCCGTTGCGGCGGGCGCCGATGCGGAAACCATCCTGGTGATCGATGACGATCCGGCCGTCCACGATCTGTTGCAGCGCTCTCTGGCCCGGGCGGGTTATCGCGTGATCGTTGCCGGCAGCGGTCAGGAAGGGCTGGCGCTGGCCAAAACGGAGCGCCCCGATTTCATTACGCTGGATATCATGATGCCGGGCATGGATGGCTGGTCGGTGCTCACGGCGCTCAAGTCCGATCCGGCGCTCAAGGATATCCCCGTCTTCGTGCTGACGATGACCAGCGAGAAAAGCTTGGGTTATGCCCTGGGCGCAGCCCAGTTCCTGACCAAGCCCGTGAATCGCGAGGCGTTGCTGGGACTGCTCCGACAGTACGCGCGCCATCCGGCGGTGTGCCGGGTGCTGGTGATCGACGATGACGCAACCAATCGGGATCTCCTGCGGCGGGTGCTGGAGGGCGAGTCTATCGAGACGTTCGAGGCAAGCGACGGTCAGTCCGGTCTTGACTGGCTGGCGGCGCATCCGATGCCGGATCTCGTGATACTCGATCTGAT
- a CDS encoding FHA domain-containing protein, translating into MEAPKHSGNARSVGSHGTMLVAKDDVRTAAVTNAESQHVDLDQPALVGMTTPYQGFRFPLRNGKTTVGRRADNDLVLTDGSVSAMHAWVIEDQGRYRVMNILSTNGTFVNDQRIIEIEVKHGDRIRFGALTFELHTGKRTAQLDPRVWQWVVGGIVLVGVLGAISWFAGLWH; encoded by the coding sequence ATGGAAGCTCCGAAACATAGCGGGAATGCTCGTTCGGTCGGTTCGCACGGCACGATGCTGGTCGCCAAGGACGACGTGCGCACCGCCGCCGTCACGAATGCCGAGTCTCAGCACGTCGATCTGGATCAGCCCGCCCTGGTCGGCATGACCACCCCGTATCAAGGGTTCCGTTTCCCCTTGCGAAACGGGAAAACCACGGTTGGCCGTCGGGCCGATAACGATCTGGTACTGACCGACGGAAGCGTGTCTGCCATGCATGCCTGGGTCATCGAAGACCAGGGGCGTTATCGGGTGATGAACATCCTTTCCACCAACGGTACCTTCGTCAACGATCAGCGGATCATCGAGATCGAGGTCAAGCATGGCGACCGAATCCGTTTCGGCGCCTTGACCTTCGAGCTGCATACCGGCAAGCGGACCGCGCAGCTCGATCCGCGCGTCTGGCAGTGGGTCGTCGGGGGCATCGTTCTGGTCGGCGTGTTGGGGGCGATCAGCTGGTTCGCTGGCCTGTGGCACTGA
- the queF gene encoding preQ(1) synthase, producing MSTQPSKTLETFPNPYPNRDYTIHMRVPEFTCLCPKTGQPDFATILIDFVPDQLCVELKSLKLYMWSFREEGGFHEAVTNGILDDIVQAISPRFIRVTGEWNVRGGVYTNVVVEYRKPDWQPAPRVELP from the coding sequence ATGAGCACGCAACCGAGCAAAACCCTGGAAACCTTTCCCAATCCCTACCCGAATCGCGACTATACCATTCACATGCGGGTGCCCGAATTCACCTGCCTGTGCCCGAAAACCGGACAGCCGGATTTTGCCACGATTCTGATCGATTTCGTGCCGGACCAGCTGTGTGTGGAGCTCAAGTCGCTCAAGCTGTACATGTGGTCGTTCCGTGAGGAAGGCGGTTTCCACGAGGCGGTGACCAACGGCATTCTCGACGATATCGTTCAGGCCATCTCCCCGCGCTTCATCCGGGTGACCGGCGAGTGGAACGTCCGTGGCGGCGTATATACGAACGTCGTGGTCGAGTATCGCAAACCCGATTGGCAGCCGGCGCCGCGCGTCGAGCTGCCGTAA
- a CDS encoding LysM peptidoglycan-binding domain-containing protein yields the protein MRSIRRILFILAIAELVGCSQLPTDLKSALSPTEPHAERKTMKSTDADAVVAKEHSDAPRQNIGQIIRLLEDGKQDEARKALKEFRANDPKNPVALSLQQQLEADPVKMLGKKARNYTVASGDTLGGLAERFLGNPLKFVILARYNHIARTKDLRVGQVLRIPTGPQHEEAPSETTEQTVQSETPTPAPVDTPPTKSEEKPETPEKPIVTAPESPSMKDAATLAQVRKYHEQALLAYRRQDLDQAISLWNKALALDPTYEPALGYRARALELRKRLNQLGGDSTH from the coding sequence ATGCGATCGATTCGTCGAATTCTCTTCATTCTGGCTATTGCGGAGCTCGTGGGGTGCAGTCAGCTACCCACCGACCTGAAGTCAGCGCTGTCCCCCACCGAACCGCATGCCGAGCGCAAGACGATGAAATCCACGGACGCCGATGCAGTGGTCGCCAAGGAACATTCGGATGCGCCCAGGCAAAATATCGGGCAGATCATTCGCCTGCTGGAGGACGGCAAGCAGGATGAGGCCCGCAAGGCGCTGAAAGAATTCCGCGCCAATGATCCGAAAAACCCCGTGGCGCTGAGCTTGCAACAGCAGCTGGAAGCGGACCCGGTCAAGATGCTTGGCAAAAAGGCGCGCAACTATACCGTTGCGTCGGGCGACACCCTCGGCGGACTGGCGGAGCGTTTTCTCGGCAACCCACTGAAGTTTGTGATCCTGGCGCGCTACAACCACATCGCCCGGACCAAGGATTTGCGTGTCGGACAAGTCCTCCGGATACCCACGGGCCCCCAACACGAGGAAGCACCCTCGGAGACGACGGAACAAACGGTTCAGAGCGAGACGCCCACACCAGCACCGGTCGACACGCCCCCCACGAAGTCCGAGGAAAAGCCCGAGACGCCGGAGAAACCGATAGTGACCGCCCCGGAATCGCCGTCAATGAAGGACGCGGCCACCCTGGCACAGGTGCGCAAGTATCACGAACAGGCACTGCTCGCCTATCGTCGCCAGGATCTGGATCAGGCCATTTCCCTGTGGAATAAGGCCCTGGCGCTGGACCCGACCTACGAACCGGCCCTGGGTTACCGGGCACGGGCGTTGGAGCTCAGGAAACGCCTGAATCAGCTGGGTGGTGACAGCACGCACTGA